Below is a genomic region from Deltaproteobacteria bacterium.
GAAGATAGAAAAACTTGAGGGGAGCGGAGAAGAAAAAGAGGAAGAATCCATCATTGACGAACTCGGCATGTCTGTACAGGAAATGACCCCTGAATTGACAAAAAGGCTGGATTTTGAGGGTAAGGAAGGTGTTATTATAAGCATGATCGAAAGTGGGGGCATTGCAGATCGTGGAGGCCTTCGAAGAGGGGATGTGATCATGGAGATCAATAAGGATGAAATTAAAGATAAGGGTGACTACAGGAAAGTAATGAAAAAGCTTAAAAAGGGAGATACGGTGCTGTTTCTTATCTGGAGAGATGGCAATACTTCCTACAAGGTATTGACCTTTGATAAATAATATCTGGAGAACTTATGTCTCGAAAAAAGAAAAAAAATAACCCTTCCGCCGGCAGCAACTCATCTGTTTACAAGAAACTCGCTGTGGCGGTCATCGCTGTGGCAGTCAGTCTGGGGCTGGGCTATGCGCTTACTGGTGGAGGCGGTTCTCCAAACCGGCCGGACGTAATAGGCGGCGAGAAAAGACCGACCATGTCACCGGCTTACTTTGTCGGCAAAACAGCCAAAGCTTATAAGGCGGCTAAAGAAA
It encodes:
- a CDS encoding PCYCGC domain-containing protein, with the protein product MSRKKKKNNPSAGSNSSVYKKLAVAVIAVAVSLGLGYALTGGGGSPNRPDVIGGEKRPTMSPAYFVGKTAKAYKAAKEIPQVLDKIYCYCKCQHNFGHKSLLTCFTDKHGAECGICMDEAIMAHDLHKKGYSTEEIVSKVDSAFDRKKR